The DNA segment GTTACCTCAGCTAGTGCTCATTGTATGTTCAATCACAATGCTCATCATcaagcacacacaaatagaACGTTGCTGAccagaatttcttttttttttcgtctcAGCTTATAACAATAATGTGACGAATACTGACAATGAGCCTTGTTTATGAATCGATAAGCAGAGTTTGTATTGTAAATTCTGGAAAACAGAACTGGAAATTTTGAGCTGGGTGTCTATGGCGATGAATGACAGACAATCACTTGTGAATTATCAGGGGATACACAGCACTGCCGATTTACTTTCAGGgacacccacaaaactccatataaGGCAGGCAAACTCACACTGctgacatgacaaaaaaaaaatcaggtttaAAATTTAGGAAAatggaggagaaagaaaaatatatctaCTGTACCCAGGTGAACATGGAAACCAAGCACATAGATTTTAACTATTGTTTAATTCCTTTTAATTCAGAGAAACATCTCAGAGTGATTCTCAGCTTGAAATCCTTCTTGCCCTCAAACATTTCCAAGTGCAACACCTCAAAGTCTCAAGATCGTAACGGATCGATAACAGCATACGGCTCTGAAAGCCTGACAGACTCTGATCCACTTTGGGGTTTTAGGATCAAGTGCTGGCTTGTCGTAGGTTCCTGGAAAGAGACAGAATTCATGCTCCAAATGTGTTAAACCTACCGTTGATACCTTTGCGTTAATTCTGCACGTAGATGTGACACGTTTATTCGATACGGTTCTAATCCaaacatttgatttgatttacatGTAATTAACTCTGTGCTGAACTGGTATTTGAAtcaatctttgtttttttagcatttatttattttttatgtaagggtgctataaaaacaaaacatcattaATCATGATCAGTGATGGGTCTGAGTCAGTGATTAGTGTTTAAATCAGTAATTAAACAAGAGGAAAGTTGGAAAACTCTGCAGCCGGTCagtatgaagaagatgatgCTGCTCGTTGGAACTCCCATTGTTCTGCCTGGAAATGAACCATCTCTGCCTTTAATAcgagataaaataaataaaataatttaatataaagtcTGGGGGTTGGAAATACTCAGAAAAAACCTCACACTCTCAACAGGCAGAATAAGAAACTGCACCGTTTATTTACTTACcaactgaataaacaaacatttacgcCACTTGTTTATctacattagcattagcaataGCAGCTATTCGGCTAGGTTTACATTTTTGCACACGAAACGAATATAGAGTGCACGaagaaaagtacaaaaaagaaaataccaACCTTAAtgttaaaactaaacaaataagaCATCTTACACGCTCATGTGCTgtttacaaaatgaaaaaaattatcattGATACCGGAGAGCAAGCCGGCTAACTAGCTATTAGCATTAGCCGTCAGCATATATCGTTATTTCTACTAAAAATAAACGTTTAAACACGttattatgttttttctttacatacctTTTCGTTTCCGAGAACACAAATTGGCATCAGACTTTGTTTAATTTCTcttcttttaaaatgtgttaaaatatgTTCCGGTTTCGTAACCGACCGAAGGCCACAATCTGATCCGCGGATTTTCCTGCTCGCTGGACGCCGCAGGCCGCTCACTTTAATCCGCTTGTAAAAAAGCACCGCGAAAGTCGGAACGGTTTTTCTATAAACAACTAGCAATCGTAACTTGCGTGTGGTGAGAGTCTAAAGAGATCGACTCATCGGGTTAAAAAGTCGTATTTACGcgcttttttttaacttaatttcGGTTtcatagcagcagcagcaacagcagcacaaGGCTCCGTTTGACCaccaaaaaaaccccccaacAGGAacctgaataataaataatcggCATCATACAGAGAACACACCGGAAACATGGGGCAGattgctttattttaaacaaatgcaaACTTATCATCAAATACACAAAGCGAAAacgaagtttatttatttaaaaacacgtttattttgttatttattacaaaaaaaaatgtagccaGATATATTTTGGCTCGAAACGGATCATGGCTGTGGAGAGACGAATTCGTCCTTAAAAACGTTTTAAAACGGCCAACTTTTAAACCTTTTCTACTGAGATCGTTGAAAACCTTAAATACGACTTGctaattattacttttatcaacaaagaaaaaaaaaaaaacatttgttgaaTATTTCTACCACGATTCCGGAACTAATGCGGTCGATAATTGTTGCAGGTGGGACTTTATGACGACGCAACACTTCGCCTTTCAGTTCCAAACTTCTCTGTGCTTTTTATTGAATAAGGgataaaaacaacatatttaaaCTATATTTCGATTACTACACGTTTTTATAGCTGGTCGTTTAGGATGTTGTGTTAATACGCCTGTCAATGAAGCTATATTTACGCGTGTAACTTATTTCAagctgtttatttgtgtgttagCATGCTGGTTaattacagcagcagctctgatgaggaagatgaagtCGTTGctacaaacagaaataataatgaaaccAGGTTTGGTGCATCTCAGCATTAGTCataaataactttatttttttgttgttgtttttttcatggaGTGAAACTGAACACTTGTGTTTTATCCAGGGTTTCAGATCCAGGAAAGAATGAAGGCTCACGTCAGACTCGCCTTCCTCTGCCTTCCTCAGTGATGGAGATGTTCAGAGACTCAGAAGAGCAGCACTTTGATCACAGAGCTCAACATGGAGGTCGACTCAGGTCTTTCCAACACGAGAGAGGCAACTGGGCTACGTATGTCTATCTGCCATGTAAGACTCAGTCAAGTCAAGacgcttttattgtcatttcaaccatatcagaatcaggtttaatGGCCAAgtatgttgacacacacaaggaatttggttccagctgtttgtgactctcaaaagtacagacatatagctgttgcagtacacagtgaaatgagacaatgtttctccaggaccatgatgctacataaaacaaagacagagctaaggagcttagtaagttagtcctagccacctAAAGTGCAATTGTGCAACCTGGTGAAAACAGTGCAGggcaagacagacaagacagtgtgggacaaaagacagtgcaaacaaaaaattataagACGATACACAAAAGAcggtaaacagaaacagcgctgaccagtataaatactgtatgttcagtgttaGCGATCTAATGTAAAATCTGATGCATGTTCCCCAGTCTGGTCCTAATACAGCAGATAATTAGCTGCCTATATAAGAATTAGGTGCATTAGAGTaggaaaaacattcatataCAAATGGCTAAAGGTATATGTGGAGACCTGACATTCatagcatatttttttttccaggattttcacaaacatttttcacCAAAATTAGAAGCACGTGAATGTCTAGAAGGTCTTTGTATTTTACAGTATTAGGATTTCCAGTGCGATAAAGCTCATGTGCGAAATGCGTTCATGAGACATGCGTTCGCCTAGAACGATGCGGAATACCTCAAGTGTTCTGTTACAGAGCTCTGACCTCAATCCTACTGAGCACTTTTGGGATGAACAGAAACACTGACTGCACCTTAGACCTCCAcatccaacatcagtgcctgatctcactagTGCTGTGGCTGAATGAGCTCAAATGCCCACAGCCctctccaaaatctagtggaaagtcttcccAGAAGAGTAGAAGGTGCTAAAGTAAGCAAACCAGCCCTGgaatatgttattgttttaataagTGCATATGGGTGTGACGGTCAGGTCttcacatacttttgaccaTGTTGTATGAAGAACAGGTTCAAGCGGAGTACACACCTATGGACTTTGTACTCGTGCTTCAGATTCTGAAAAATGTGATTGTGGACTGTGTGAGGGTCAGTGAGGACAGGATTGTGACCCACTGacatagtctttttttttttttttttttaacaatcagTGGTGTGTTAAATATTGGCCTGAATCTGAGGTTCTGTTTCAGATGAGCCTGAAGAAGTGTTTCTGGAGTTGCTGGATGAGTTGCGGGTTTGTGCCGCAGCTCATGGCGTCACCTTGACCCGGGCCGAAGAGTTTCACGTCAGCCTCTCTCAGACGGTGATTCTGCGACACCATTGGATTCAGCCGTTCGTTCAGTCGCTGCGTTCTGCGCTGGCAACATGCAGTGGGTCTGGACCTGTTTTCTATAAATTACCCCATTAACCTTAAAATTGCTTCATGACGTATATTAACTGTGagcctttttgtttttgttttttgcagatTTGTATGTCTCGCAGATAAACTGAAGGTTTACTCCAATCAAGAAAAAACTAGGCAAGTTTCTCATATCTTACATGAATTTTAGTAAAGTAAGTGAATTACAGggcacagcagtggcagcttggctgtgctgggccttgaaccccgatcctccgatcaacaacccagagccttaaccatttgagccaccactgcccataTAGTTAAGCAAATAGGGGagcaaaaaaactaaaatgacCTAAAATACCTAAAAACGAATGTTTCTTGCATGTTTACAGTCACGTTACTTCCCAGCAACATAAAATAAGTCGTTTATATTCTCGCTTCCGCTGAGCCGTCTTTCAGACCCCTGATTAAACGCTCCTCACTGTGACCTCTCATCCTCTGCAGGACTTTTCTCGGTATGGAAATCTCGACAGGTCACATGCAGCTTCTTGAAGTTGCGAAAAGTGTGGACAAGGTCATGGAAGAGTTCAACCTCAGCACTTACTATGAGGTCGGCAGATTTGATCAAGATGAATCAGATGTTACTCGACCTTTGCTTTCATTTGCTCACTTACGATGTCTTCTAGGATCCGTCGTTTCACTTGAGTCTCGCCTGGTGTGTTGGTGACTTTGCTGAAAAACTGCAGCATACGTGTTTAGCAGAGTTGCAGGTACAGTGCTGTGATTTTATTCGTTACCGATGACCGACGTTTTGACTAAACGGATATTCCgaagaatttaaatgtaaaaaaggaACAGGAAGAAATCGAGTCCTTAATTCCAAAGACGTAGACATAGAGGAGAAACGCTGGAGTTGCAATGCAACGAtttctacagacacacagagatttCACAGAAACGCTCATGACCGAACATGACTTCAGAAGAAgtcaatgaaaaacaaaaataaatagcaGAAAATAAATACTTCTGGCTGAGAAGACTGTATGGGTGCTTCGTTCGGCTCGGGTCGTGTTGTGactcactgctgtgtttgtgagCCGTGAGCCTCAGTGATCAGGAATCGTGAATATCACACGATTGTTGTTTACAATTCGAGGTCAGGGAGGCTCTGATAGGGCTGGGcaataaaacgataacgatatgtatcgcgatagacccgtgatcaatatcaataaaaaatgtgttcgataaaacgttcaatatttttttctttttcgtccgaagaaaacagaggttgcgaagcacgTTTGGCTTCATTAACAAagacactcactctctggtaacctagcaacgtagggagtgacacacaaacagccaatcatgtaacagtatcatgcgatgaaattgtaaataaaaaaggaaaagtcagctactttttcatatttctgcaggttttatatttcaaacaatgttactgtcgtgtatcaggtttgttttttatattacagatgtatctcagtttacctcagttttatttctgtttacaaaacactgcacatattttaaaacactttattcaccagaaggtgaacagctagtgaacatCCTAGCACTAAACTctcactaaattctcaggtttatatttaacgctttgcattattttattacacttcattaagcatttcttacattttctttcattttgcaccttaaatgttaagagataattgttaagtgttcattgtgactttagacttatgtttacattttaattatttgagttttataTTGAGTTTAAGACATTTCTgccttaataactgaggggattatgatcagaggaaggttaagttttaagtaaaaatgtttaaattaacttattttaaatgggtcataaaaaatagcAATAATTATCAATATCGACCGacatgaaacactgatatcgtgatacagttttcagccatatcgccctgCCCTAGGCTCTGACTTGTTCAGGAGCAGTAATCATAGCGCACACTCTCTAATATTAATGAGAGCAGCTAAACAAGCATCCGTCACTTcctaaacatatttaaatcGACCCTGTCCGATTTTTCATATCAATTGAATCCCACCCATGTTACTGACCTGTTTTAACCCCTGAActgtttccttttctctctgtccaGAGTCTCATGGAAGGCCACGAAGATGAACCTTTCCAGATAAGGCTGAAGTGCAAGGAGCTCCGCTGCAAAGCCGGGAATAAATTCTATCAGTTCCCAATAAAGTGACACAATACAGTTGGAAGGATATTACAGTAATAATAGACTAAAGCCTTCAGACACTCCAGACAATCAGAAGAGTCAGAGACGCTTTGCTAAAGATTTGATGAATGTACAATTTTACAGTGTGAAGTCTACCGCATGGAAAATGTTGTGGCTGGCGATAAAGGACGTATTAAAGTACCttatttcaatatatatttttgtactgACGTTTATTGTCAGTCTTACACGGATACTGAAGATTTATATCTAATGCACTGCTGCTTAGGGCTGCAGCTATGGATTATTTTAGTAATTGAGGATTAATCGAGTAATCGGATAAGaatgactttttcttttctttaaaaaaaaaaaggaataatgaatgtgcaagagaaaataagacggGTGTCTTAAAACGAACAActtatttgtttactttgctGAAACTGCATACATTAATTACTGCAAACACTAAACCCATGCAGTCTGTGACGGAGAGAGTGAGACTAGGAACATGAACGACGCTTAGGCTTTCACAAAACAGCTAATTCGGGGACATTTTTCACCACCATATTGATTTACGGTCTTAAATAGTCACTATATATAACCACAACCAACATACATTATTACAGACCTTTATTTTGCAACCAATAATCATAATGATTTAGCCTAAATGCGAACGCTAACGTGACCTCGTGTCGACTCCGCTCAGTGGACGTTTTATTTTGCTGCATCTGTGTTTACATCACGTTCAGAGATTAGCGGGTTGTGCGTCAGTAATAATAACGGTAATAACGGGGAAACACGGTGCcccctactgctgctgctatagTCATAAAGACTGTCATGTGCTCATCTCCGAATTCTTAATTCTTCTACATTTGTatactgtaatgttttataatcCAAATATCCCATGTGACATAAAAGAGTCAGGGTCTGGTTTCTCTTCATGTCATATCAAGGAGATTTTCTTTGCCACTTTCCTCTCTGGCTTGCTTTCTGTAAAGCCCCTTTGTGATAATGTCTATTGTACAGTATACATGGCTGAATCTATACATTGTTTTCTGTATCAGTAAACTCTAAATTCTACGAATACAATGGAGAAATATTATCAAATGAATCTCGCATCTTTGTCAAgagtttctctttttctcatttattctGTAGCTTTCAGTCTCAGGGACAGAGGTATGATATTATATAAGCTTTAAATCATGTTGTCATTAGCTGCTTATCCGCCATCACTCATACTCATGTATGTTATTTGCCTGAAGAAATACACCGTTACTCTTACCCCTTTCACATAGTAGAGGAAATTGCTGTTTCCTGTAGTTTTAACGTGTGAAAACTTTACTCGTCATACGCAACATCCGACACAATGAAACTGCGgaaatgattgttttttctAACAAATTACAGCTTCTGCTGTACTGTTTAATAACAACAGAATCAAATGTCGGTTATTTTTAGGGATAAGCTCAAGATTTCATCTCacttcagtttttttattttattccttccaGAGGGATAtagaatatatagtatattgaTGTATGGCATAGGATTAGTGCTTTATCCTGGTGGAGGTCTCACTAGTGATCTCAGGTGGTTTGACATATACCCAGGCTAGCTAGTTCTACCTCCTCTGCCAGAACCTCCAGACAATCCCAAGCCAACTTTAAGAAACCATCTCTCCAGTAGGCCCGGGGTTGCCCCTGGAGTCTCCATCCAGTGGGACAACACTGGCAAAACTATAGCCGGAGTTGATCAGAGGGCATCGTTGTAAGGTGCCCAAAACTGATTTTTGAGGAGCAGAGGATTTGCTCTCCCAGATTGTCAATTCTCCTGTACTTACAACATATCCTTGACATAACCATGTCACTGATAGGAATGCAGACTGATTGGCTAACAGATTCTGCTTTACCACTAGAGACTAGTACAGCAACTGATCTTTTTGGCACTCACCTTTTGTTTTTCCATAACTTGTGATAAAAATCCCAATATACTTAATCTCCACTAGGGGCAAGGAAGCAAGGGAACCATGGGCTCAGGGGCAAGGGAGCAACAGTGCAAGGGAACCATAGGCTCAGGGGCAAGGGAGCAAGGGAACCATAGGCTCAGGGGCAAGGGAGCAAGGGAACCATAGGCTCAGGGGCAAGGGAACCATAGGCTAAGGGAGCAAGGGAACCATGGGCTCAGAATTAGAGGTGCTGAATTTTCAATGTGAAGTGAATATTGTGCAAATGGGACCTCTAGTCCCCCTACTGAACACCCTGGCAGCATCTTGATATCCTTTCTGAAAAGGACTTTGAGACTCTGGTCTGACAGCCAAGTTAAAGTGTTTTGACTTGCAGAGGAAAGCACTCTCTCACTACACTCATACAGGGAATAGATCATGTAAGGTAGCCACAGAGACCTCCTATTCCTGCATGTACAGGATCATACTGCCACATCTGGCCGCCTGTTCTTCAGCCTCTGATGAACCCACATTGTTTCTCCTGAATCCAGCTCACAACCAAGGTCTATTTTACAGAACCCTGAACTATAGTTTTCATGAGAGACTAAGGATTCACTTTACCACTGGAATCGGCCACAAGTTTGTCAATAACTTGAACATCTCTGGCTGGATCCCATCCACTCCTGCAGGATCGCAAAGTTTTCTAACCACCGTAACCTCAGCCACAGAGATGTACACCAGAGATTGCCTGctatcaattattatttttattatcaactATGACTATCAATTCTATTTACTCATTTGGTACAActagagagagataaagaaactTGCTTGAGGGCCTCAGTGGTGGCAGCTTTAGCATGGTTTTTTGATCACTAGCCCAAAGCCTTTGCTGATGATCCACCACCGGCTTCATACAAAGCcatatataaagtaaaagagCAGAGGAAATGAATCAACGAGCCAGGACAGGGTAACATTAAAATCATTACTGTTCAACCGATATAGAATACAAACACTCTTGACAAGTTTAAAAAGGCACAACAGGAGCATTTTGAgcttgtaaataaaatgaacaatacTGACTTGTACAGGCTTACAGTATTAGTCACAAAACTGAGTAAGTGGCTTTCTAGAGCAGTGCATCACTCATATATGCCTTTCACCcacaccaaaaacaaaacaaaattaataaaatggtaAGAaaccatgcaaaaaaaaatgattgaaatgtTAAGTGATTGACCTTCTGAACCCACCAGTTGATCAGAATGAGAACAGTGAAAATAATGACGGATGACTTCAGACTACTGAACAAACCTTTCTCTCGATTCTTACATCAACAATTACTTTTGCTTTTacacaaaaattaaacaattaaaaaaaaacaattacacaagtacttaaaggtgcggtgcacgatgtttgaaagccaacatTAACatctgaaatcaccaaaacaaacacgcccctaacccaaatggttGTCACccttgttttgatagctcctccccacacatacatacgtaacccaggctaTTAtgacggaacctgctggggcagctagcagaggggatatttttatcagtaaatcaACTccatgagtaatactatggtaatataaatgtgtttttgtagtactgtgtgttgtaccgtgaaaggtttagctccgtttcacgcggaagacgacgttcgacacctagaacccgtggcagaggtaacggcaggtctccgccatgtcaatgtttcagtcgctttctgctaatgtcagacatatgcactgaacgctctctccgccgcatattgacaagacacgcccctttctgctcattggctacacgtttgttttgtttgtctgcttgactcagttttctgaagcatttttcaaaaacATCGTGCACGCCACCTTTAAGATGCAAATGTGACTTGGAATTAAATGCGTTAAAGACACATTTGGGACAAAGGAATAAATGGATCCAAATTGAACTCTAAAAGGCTCTTATCTATTAACTATAATGCTATTTACATATACACTGCATATATAATGCTATATATACCTCCAgtttgaatgaataataatcttTTAGCATATGAAAACGTTAAGGTGTCTTGATCCTGTGCCCAAGTTAAATTTATAATCCAAG comes from the Tachysurus fulvidraco isolate hzauxx_2018 chromosome 17, HZAU_PFXX_2.0, whole genome shotgun sequence genome and includes:
- the usb1 gene encoding U6 snRNA phosphodiesterase 1; amino-acid sequence: MLVNYSSSSDEEDEVVATNRNNNETRVSDPGKNEGSRQTRLPLPSSVMEMFRDSEEQHFDHRAQHGGRLRSFQHERGNWATYVYLPYEPEEVFLELLDELRVCAAAHGVTLTRAEEFHVSLSQTVILRHHWIQPFVQSLRSALATCSGFVCLADKLKVYSNQEKTRTFLGMEISTGHMQLLEVAKSVDKVMEEFNLSTYYEDPSFHLSLAWCVGDFAEKLQHTCLAELQSLMEGHEDEPFQIRLKCKELRCKAGNKFYQFPIK